A genomic region of Spea bombifrons isolate aSpeBom1 chromosome 9, aSpeBom1.2.pri, whole genome shotgun sequence contains the following coding sequences:
- the MAX gene encoding protein max has protein sequence MSDNDDIEVESDADKRAHHNALERKRRDHIKDSFHSLRDSVPSLQGEKASRAQILDKATEYIQYMRRKNHTHQQDIDDLKRQNALLEQQVRALEKARSSSQLQTNYSSSDSSLYTNPKGSTISAFDGGSDSSSESEPEEPQSRKKLRMEAS, from the exons ATGAGCGATAACGATGACATCGAGGTTGAAAGCGAC GCAGACAAAAGAGCTCATCACAATGCACTGGAGCGTAAGAGGAGAGATCACATCAAAGACAGCTTCCACAGTCTGAGAGACTCTGTACCTTCACTGCAAGGTGAAAAG GCATCAAGAGCTCAAATACTGGACAAAGCTACAGAGTACATTCAGTATATGAGGAGGAAAAATCATACACACCAGCAAGATATCGATGACCTGAAAAGACAGAATGCTTTATTAGAACAACAAG TTCGTGCACTGGAGAAAGCAAGATCAAGCTCTCAGCTGCAGACCAACTACTCTTCCTCTGACAGCAGCCTCTACACAAATCCCAAGGGCAGCACCATTTCTGCCTTTGATGGTGGTTCTGACTCTAGTTCTGAATCAGAGCCCGAGGAACCCCAAAGCAGAAAGAAGCTACGAATGGAAGCAAGCTAA